A genomic segment from Paraburkholderia hayleyella encodes:
- a CDS encoding FHIPEP family type III secretion protein, producing MKTFVLRDFGGETAIAALVIAVVALMILPLPPFLIDLLLTLNIAISIVLLMVTMYTPNTASLFAFPSLLLFTTLFRLSLNIASTKSILLHAQAGHIIDSFGKLVVGGNLVVGLVVFLIITTVQFIVIAKGSERVAEVGARFTLDAMPGKQMSIDADVRAGNLSADEAQRRRALLATESQMHGGMDGAMKFVKGDAIAGLLITLVNIVAGIVIGISYHGMSAGEAANRFSVLSIGDAMVSQIPSLLISVAAGILITRVANEQGKPRSLGTEIALQLSSSSRALFGAAALLCGFALVPGFPSLLFVLLALILFAAAMVLQRQLGHAARTKGPELPALHIEGARGEVPSITTQAPPFAAPLALKLSAQLGRRLDSNEFNRAFETIRRTLTHDLGLPFPRIAVWTTDTLPPLAYQLLLHDVPQNAIELGEHATNLEHTLTGAVYHAVQASPHRFFGLQETQWMLEHASRDFPGLVAEVQKVVSTLRVAEVLKRLLEEHVPIRNLRSILESLVAWGAREKDPLLLTEYVRGDLGSFIVHRATAGSQRLSAIVLEASVEQAIRDSVRQTPTGNFITLDPEQIERLVDDTEAIAQAHPVPQLAVVTSMDVRRYFRRMIEYRLPTLQVYSFQELGDVELQPVGCVMTRPAAQAT from the coding sequence ATGAAGACCTTCGTACTGCGCGACTTCGGTGGCGAAACCGCGATTGCGGCGCTGGTGATCGCGGTCGTCGCGCTGATGATCCTGCCGCTGCCGCCCTTCCTCATCGACCTGCTGCTAACCCTCAACATCGCCATCAGCATCGTGTTGCTGATGGTGACGATGTACACGCCCAACACGGCCTCGCTATTTGCCTTTCCTTCGCTACTGCTCTTCACGACACTGTTCCGGCTATCGCTGAATATCGCTTCGACCAAATCGATCCTGCTGCATGCCCAGGCCGGACACATCATCGACAGCTTCGGCAAGCTCGTCGTGGGCGGCAACCTGGTGGTCGGGCTGGTGGTGTTTCTGATCATCACCACTGTGCAGTTCATCGTCATTGCCAAAGGCTCGGAGCGGGTCGCCGAGGTAGGCGCGCGGTTTACGCTCGATGCCATGCCAGGCAAGCAGATGAGCATCGATGCCGATGTCCGGGCGGGCAACCTCAGCGCCGATGAAGCGCAGCGCCGCCGCGCCCTGCTCGCCACCGAAAGCCAGATGCACGGCGGCATGGATGGTGCGATGAAGTTCGTCAAGGGCGATGCCATCGCCGGCTTGCTCATCACGCTCGTGAACATCGTCGCGGGCATCGTGATCGGCATCAGCTATCACGGCATGAGTGCCGGGGAAGCCGCCAACCGCTTCTCGGTACTGTCGATCGGCGACGCGATGGTGTCGCAGATTCCCTCGCTGCTGATCTCGGTCGCGGCGGGCATTCTGATTACACGTGTCGCCAATGAGCAGGGCAAGCCGCGCTCGCTGGGGACGGAGATCGCGCTGCAGTTGTCGTCCAGCTCACGTGCGCTCTTTGGTGCGGCCGCGCTGCTGTGCGGTTTTGCCCTGGTGCCGGGGTTTCCCAGCCTGCTCTTCGTGCTGCTCGCGCTGATCCTCTTTGCCGCGGCCATGGTGCTGCAACGTCAGTTGGGCCACGCGGCGCGCACGAAAGGCCCGGAGTTACCCGCGCTGCACATCGAGGGCGCACGCGGCGAGGTGCCTTCGATTACCACGCAAGCGCCGCCTTTCGCGGCACCGCTGGCGCTCAAACTGTCGGCGCAACTGGGGCGGCGGCTCGACAGCAACGAGTTCAACCGCGCCTTCGAAACCATCCGCCGCACGCTGACCCATGATCTGGGGCTGCCGTTTCCGCGCATCGCCGTGTGGACCACCGATACGCTGCCACCTCTGGCCTATCAGTTACTACTCCATGACGTGCCGCAAAACGCTATCGAACTGGGCGAGCACGCCACGAACCTTGAACACACGTTGACGGGCGCGGTCTATCACGCGGTGCAGGCTAGCCCGCACCGGTTCTTTGGCTTACAGGAAACGCAATGGATGCTGGAGCATGCCAGCCGTGATTTTCCGGGGCTGGTAGCGGAAGTGCAGAAGGTGGTATCGACCTTGCGCGTGGCTGAAGTGCTCAAGCGTTTACTCGAAGAGCATGTCCCCATCCGCAACCTGCGCTCGATCCTTGAAAGCCTGGTGGCCTGGGGCGCACGCGAGAAAGATCCGTTGCTACTGACTGAATATGTGCGGGGCGATCTCGGCAGCTTTATCGTCCATCGCGCCACGGCGGGCAGCCAGCGCTTGTCTGCGATCGTGCTGGAAGCGAGCGTCGAGCAGGCGATCCGCGACTCGGTGCGGCAAACGCCAACGGGCAACTTCATCACGCTGGACCCCGAACAGATCGAGCGCCTGGTTGACGACACCGAAGCTATCGCCCAGGCGCACCCTGTGCCGCAACTGGCTGTGGTCACCTCGATGGATGTGCGGCGCTACTTTCGCCGCATGATCGAGTACCGCTTGCCAACGCTGCAGGTGTACTCGTTTCAGGAACTGGGCGATGTCGAACTGCAGCCCGTAGGCTGTGTGATGACGCGTCCGGCGGCTCAGGCTACGTGA
- the sctU gene encoding type III secretion system export apparatus subunit SctU, whose product MSEEKAEAPTAKKLREARRDGKTSKSSDIPFAGCLLAASLGFSIAAPQMGEQLRLLMQDSLAVKHASAADFSLRDALLDAGRHMAWLVLPVVLGALVLGLATVMAQVGFRVSFKPIAPKLDSLNPVTGLKRIFSLRSAIDLAKAVIKALVIGAVLWQTLLELMPVLVGAAWQPLAGLDRIAWSVLCQVLGTAALLFAAISVLDYRLQRWLFIRDQRMSKSEIKREYKETEGNPLIKGQRRRLAQEMAADSVIGKVAQAQVVLVNPTHVAVALRYAPDECGLPRVIAKGADAQARRIREQAMRSGVPIVGNPPLARALFHVPLEHTIPEPLFDAVAAVLSWLEEMGTHMPEAP is encoded by the coding sequence ATGTCCGAAGAAAAGGCCGAAGCCCCCACCGCGAAAAAACTACGCGAAGCGCGACGCGATGGCAAAACCTCGAAAAGCAGCGACATCCCTTTCGCAGGCTGCCTGCTGGCCGCGAGCCTGGGCTTTAGCATCGCCGCGCCGCAGATGGGCGAACAGTTGCGTTTGCTGATGCAAGACAGCCTTGCCGTGAAGCATGCCAGCGCGGCGGATTTCTCCTTGCGCGATGCGCTGCTCGATGCTGGACGGCATATGGCATGGCTCGTCTTACCCGTCGTGCTCGGCGCGCTTGTGCTCGGGCTGGCGACAGTCATGGCGCAAGTCGGCTTCAGGGTGTCGTTCAAACCCATCGCACCCAAGCTCGATTCGCTCAATCCAGTGACGGGGCTGAAACGGATTTTCTCGCTACGCTCGGCCATCGATCTGGCGAAGGCCGTCATCAAGGCGCTGGTGATCGGCGCTGTGCTCTGGCAAACACTACTGGAACTCATGCCCGTGCTCGTGGGCGCAGCCTGGCAGCCACTCGCCGGGCTGGACCGCATCGCGTGGAGCGTGCTGTGCCAGGTGCTAGGCACAGCCGCACTGTTATTCGCCGCGATCAGCGTGCTCGACTATCGCTTGCAACGCTGGCTGTTTATCCGCGACCAACGCATGAGCAAAAGCGAGATCAAACGCGAATACAAGGAAACCGAAGGCAATCCGCTTATCAAGGGGCAGCGCCGCCGCCTCGCCCAGGAAATGGCTGCCGATAGCGTGATCGGCAAAGTCGCGCAAGCGCAGGTGGTGCTGGTCAATCCCACGCATGTGGCCGTCGCCTTGCGTTACGCCCCCGACGAATGCGGCTTGCCACGGGTCATCGCCAAAGGCGCCGACGCTCAGGCGCGGCGCATCCGGGAACAGGCCATGCGCTCGGGCGTGCCCATCGTCGGCAATCCGCCGCTGGCGCGCGCGCTGTTTCATGTGCCGCTGGAACACACCATCCCCGAGCCGCTCTTCGATGCGGTGGCCGCCGTGCTGTCGTGGCTCGAGGAAATGGGCACGCATATGCCCGAAGCGCCATGA
- a CDS encoding HrpB1 family type III secretion system apparatus protein: MSVANEMACNDTLVTALLEVLMHGARLGHLEQSERLLAALRVLRPNFIELGAYDGWMLIRRSRYSEAVRVLRELEHQPLRGTFAPYVRALIAVSLYGMEDPQWHVYAHDVVSGNEDPDSVELVATLLGLQTEHQARETAAPLAVTREAARVPGGVMDHRLQRHHLRA; this comes from the coding sequence ATGAGCGTGGCGAACGAAATGGCGTGCAATGACACGCTGGTGACGGCATTGCTGGAAGTGCTGATGCATGGTGCGCGTTTGGGGCACCTCGAACAGTCGGAACGGTTGCTCGCCGCATTGCGTGTGTTACGGCCTAACTTCATCGAACTGGGGGCTTACGACGGCTGGATGCTGATTCGCCGTTCACGCTACAGCGAGGCGGTGCGGGTACTGCGCGAGCTCGAGCATCAGCCCTTGCGCGGCACGTTTGCGCCTTATGTCCGGGCCTTGATCGCGGTGAGCCTGTATGGCATGGAGGATCCGCAATGGCATGTCTATGCCCATGACGTGGTCAGTGGCAATGAAGATCCGGATTCGGTGGAACTGGTGGCGACGTTGCTGGGCCTGCAGACAGAGCACCAGGCGCGCGAGACTGCCGCTCCGCTGGCCGTGACACGAGAGGCCGCGCGGGTGCCGGGAGGCGTGATGGATCATCGGCTGCAGCGGCATCATCTGCGCGCCTGA
- the sctJ gene encoding type III secretion system inner membrane ring lipoprotein SctJ codes for MARTNLRQALAGICGMRWHGWSGGWRTGVLVMLTLTMMCGCSKTLFTKLSEADANDTLAVLLDAGISAAKDSEEEGKTWAVSVSDNQFSRALNVLRAHGLPHQRYQNLGELFKKEGLISTPTEERVRFIYGVSQQLSEVLSRIDGVVYANVQIVVPNNDPLAPVTRPSSASVFIKYLPGADVTTLTPGLKNLVVHAVEGLTYDNVSVTMVPGVEPPVARAAGAARGTWDDAWGEGMAAWLGAAGVLLILPGVLAWRWHAPLRRSFDAQRTRLLQRLQRGRRTT; via the coding sequence GTGGCACGAACAAACCTGCGTCAGGCCCTCGCGGGTATCTGCGGGATGCGTTGGCATGGCTGGAGCGGCGGGTGGCGCACGGGCGTGCTCGTGATGCTGACCCTGACCATGATGTGTGGCTGCAGCAAGACGCTCTTCACGAAACTCTCCGAAGCCGATGCCAACGATACCCTCGCGGTGCTGCTCGACGCGGGTATCAGCGCGGCCAAGGACAGCGAGGAAGAGGGCAAGACGTGGGCGGTGTCGGTCAGCGATAACCAGTTTTCACGCGCGCTCAACGTGTTGCGTGCGCATGGCTTGCCGCATCAGCGCTATCAGAACCTCGGGGAACTGTTTAAAAAGGAAGGCTTGATTTCCACCCCGACTGAAGAGCGCGTGCGTTTTATTTATGGCGTCTCGCAGCAGCTCTCGGAAGTGCTTTCGAGAATCGACGGGGTGGTGTATGCCAACGTTCAGATCGTGGTGCCGAACAATGATCCACTGGCACCGGTGACGCGGCCTTCGTCGGCTTCGGTGTTTATCAAGTACCTGCCCGGAGCGGATGTGACGACGCTTACGCCGGGCCTGAAAAATCTCGTCGTGCATGCGGTCGAGGGGCTGACTTACGACAACGTCAGCGTCACGATGGTCCCCGGCGTTGAGCCGCCTGTCGCGCGGGCAGCGGGCGCTGCGCGCGGGACGTGGGACGACGCATGGGGCGAGGGCATGGCTGCGTGGCTGGGCGCAGCCGGGGTGTTGCTGATCTTGCCGGGTGTGCTGGCATGGCGCTGGCACGCGCCTTTGCGCCGGAGCTTCGACGCACAACGGACGCGCTTGCTGCAACGGCTGCAACGCGGGCGGCGCACAACATGA
- a CDS encoding type III secretion protein HrpB4, with translation MSVRQIALVDDAVHRAYAPPDVMPSASDPGPSAAALIPWLHAYQARVHAVLQYLIAQQCHAWGRCPAASAASAQWPVLRAALLPTPVSLGALVPQASRLALLEPEWLVRALAARALFASRAALRLVVARAQRQALSLVLGEPALTTLMQLSARALPGRARPLPDVCTPLALARLGWRWIQHDQACPVAMAEALITSTLQALGADPGAGLDLAFGFDLDLDFDLGVGISISMNPGTGHADVAPPGAESACFLAMVPLLFPELQWLFG, from the coding sequence ATGAGTGTGAGGCAGATAGCGCTCGTGGATGACGCGGTGCATCGGGCTTATGCGCCGCCAGACGTGATGCCGTCCGCCAGCGATCCTGGGCCTTCAGCTGCAGCGCTGATTCCCTGGTTGCACGCGTACCAGGCGCGTGTGCATGCCGTGCTGCAGTACCTTATCGCGCAGCAGTGCCATGCATGGGGGCGTTGTCCTGCAGCGTCCGCGGCGAGCGCACAGTGGCCGGTGCTGCGTGCGGCCTTGCTGCCCACGCCGGTCTCGCTTGGTGCGCTGGTGCCGCAAGCGAGCCGCCTCGCGTTGCTCGAACCCGAGTGGCTCGTTCGGGCGCTAGCGGCGCGGGCGCTATTTGCTTCGCGCGCGGCCTTGCGGCTCGTGGTTGCCCGTGCGCAACGCCAGGCTTTGAGCCTCGTGCTCGGCGAGCCTGCGCTCACCACGCTCATGCAACTGAGCGCACGCGCGTTGCCTGGCCGCGCCCGGCCCTTGCCTGACGTTTGCACGCCGCTCGCGCTGGCACGATTGGGTTGGCGCTGGATTCAGCACGATCAGGCTTGCCCCGTGGCCATGGCCGAGGCGCTCATCACCTCGACGTTGCAAGCCCTGGGTGCGGATCCTGGCGCTGGCCTTGACCTTGCCTTTGGCTTTGACCTTGACCTTGACTTTGACCTTGGCGTTGGCATCAGCATCAGCATGAACCCCGGCACAGGCCACGCTGACGTGGCGCCACCTGGCGCTGAAAGTGCCTGTTTTCTTGCCATGGTCCCGTTGCTGTTTCCGGAGTTGCAATGGTTATTTGGCTAA
- a CDS encoding FliH/SctL family protein, giving the protein MVIWLRTSHASVALADDVVQAHDWAELVRLDEASGYATRAAEAQREQAQREADAIVRRAHWSAACVLDLAHLRADSHARHCEDSGRQRALVHEHAAHLRYVMAGQAALQDVQTRITQIVEQTVAQIVGEVPRAHVFAHVARTVGLHLEAASFLHITVAPDECTLAAAAFAEVCLAHRWLVQPKVQADPALAAGTCVCEWDHGVLHASLEAQLRALAQALADVMPEPPLSAPSVSSAPRGAADDVPALFAFAPK; this is encoded by the coding sequence ATGGTTATTTGGCTAAGAACCTCTCATGCGAGCGTCGCGCTGGCCGACGATGTCGTGCAAGCCCATGACTGGGCCGAACTGGTGCGGCTCGACGAGGCCTCCGGATACGCCACGCGTGCGGCCGAGGCGCAACGGGAGCAGGCACAGCGCGAGGCCGATGCGATTGTGCGTCGCGCGCACTGGAGTGCGGCTTGCGTGCTCGATCTCGCTCATCTTCGCGCTGATAGCCATGCCCGTCATTGTGAAGACAGCGGGCGGCAGCGCGCCCTGGTGCATGAACATGCGGCCCACCTGCGTTACGTGATGGCCGGACAGGCAGCGCTGCAAGACGTCCAGACGCGCATCACGCAAATCGTTGAGCAGACTGTCGCGCAGATTGTCGGCGAGGTCCCGCGCGCGCACGTATTCGCGCACGTGGCCCGCACCGTGGGCCTGCATCTCGAAGCGGCATCGTTTCTGCACATTACGGTTGCGCCTGATGAATGCACGCTGGCCGCGGCTGCGTTTGCCGAGGTGTGTCTCGCGCATCGCTGGCTGGTGCAGCCGAAGGTGCAGGCTGATCCAGCGCTGGCGGCGGGCACTTGTGTGTGCGAATGGGATCATGGCGTGCTGCATGCCAGCCTCGAAGCGCAGTTGCGTGCTCTCGCCCAGGCGTTGGCCGACGTCATGCCCGAGCCGCCGCTGTCAGCGCCGTCAGTGTCGTCAGCGCCGCGTGGCGCCGCCGACGACGTCCCGGCGCTATTCGCCTTCGCGCCAAAGTGA
- a CDS encoding FliI/YscN family ATPase, whose amino-acid sequence MKATSAPLDSYFSALDRALAHAAAPVRYGKVIEALGTLLKVGGLDVMLGELCALYDVHGSLLQRAEVVGFTRQFALLAPFGRIAGLSRVTRVAGLRCLVSVPVGPGLLGRVVDAFGAPLDGCGPVPAEGWRPLVGEPPEPMTRRLIDTPLATGVRAIDGLATIGEGQRVGLFAPAGVGKSTLLGMLARGTACDVNVIVLLGERGREVREFIERVLGPAGMARSVVVCATAERSALERARAAQSGTALAEYFRDQGLRVLLLMDSLTRFARAWRELSLALGEPPARGGYPPSAFAELPRLLERAGMAGQGSITAFYTVLAEDDDGDDPVSEEVRGLLDGHLVLSRTLAARNRYPALDVLRSLSRVMPQVASALHCAGAARIRTLLARYQEVELLLQIGEYQTGRDALADEAIARHAEIETWFNQDTAEISSMDATRTAVTAFALR is encoded by the coding sequence ATGAAGGCCACCTCAGCTCCACTCGATAGCTATTTCTCCGCGCTCGATCGCGCCCTGGCCCACGCCGCTGCACCGGTGCGTTACGGCAAGGTGATCGAAGCCCTGGGCACCTTGCTCAAGGTCGGTGGACTCGACGTGATGCTGGGCGAGTTGTGCGCACTCTATGACGTCCATGGCAGCTTGCTGCAACGCGCGGAAGTCGTGGGCTTTACGCGGCAGTTCGCCTTGCTCGCACCGTTTGGCCGCATCGCGGGCCTGTCGCGGGTGACCCGCGTGGCGGGCTTGCGCTGCCTGGTCTCGGTGCCGGTTGGGCCGGGCTTGCTGGGCCGCGTGGTCGATGCGTTTGGCGCACCGCTCGATGGGTGCGGCCCGGTGCCAGCCGAAGGCTGGCGGCCGCTCGTAGGCGAGCCTCCCGAGCCCATGACGCGCCGTTTGATCGACACACCGCTGGCCACCGGCGTGCGCGCGATCGACGGCCTGGCCACGATCGGCGAAGGCCAGCGCGTGGGCCTTTTTGCGCCAGCAGGCGTGGGTAAAAGCACGTTGCTGGGGATGCTGGCGCGCGGCACGGCTTGCGATGTCAATGTGATCGTTCTGCTCGGCGAGCGGGGCCGCGAGGTGCGGGAATTCATCGAACGGGTTTTGGGGCCGGCCGGCATGGCGCGCAGTGTGGTGGTGTGCGCGACGGCCGAGCGTTCCGCGCTGGAGCGTGCTCGCGCGGCGCAAAGCGGTACGGCGCTGGCGGAATACTTCCGCGATCAGGGCTTGCGCGTGCTGCTGTTGATGGATTCGCTGACGCGTTTTGCCCGGGCCTGGCGCGAACTGAGCTTGGCGCTGGGCGAGCCGCCTGCGCGCGGCGGCTATCCGCCCTCGGCGTTCGCTGAATTGCCGCGCTTGCTGGAACGTGCCGGCATGGCGGGGCAGGGCTCGATCACCGCGTTTTACACGGTACTAGCCGAAGACGATGACGGTGACGACCCGGTGAGCGAGGAAGTCCGGGGTTTGCTCGACGGCCACCTCGTGCTGTCGCGCACGCTAGCGGCACGCAACCGTTATCCCGCGCTGGATGTGTTGCGTAGCCTGAGCCGGGTGATGCCTCAGGTCGCGTCAGCACTGCATTGCGCGGGGGCGGCGCGGATACGCACGCTGCTGGCGCGCTATCAGGAAGTCGAACTGTTATTGCAGATCGGCGAATATCAGACGGGGCGCGATGCGCTTGCCGACGAGGCGATTGCACGCCATGCCGAAATCGAAACATGGTTTAACCAGGACACGGCTGAAATTTCCAGCATGGATGCCACGCGTACAGCCGTCACGGCGTTTGCCTTGCGATGA
- the sctT gene encoding type III secretion system export apparatus subunit SctT, which produces MAQALLNGFAAYQSLCVALLLFGVRILCAFMLLPATSDIVLPGIARNGVVYLLTYFVAAGQPLEPFEHLSGALLLVLAGKEAFLGVALGYVASTVFWVAQSVGMLIDGLTGFNSVQMSNPLRGDSSTPVATILLQLSVALFYLGGGMLFLLSALFQSFRWWPPYALWPSLSQMAETFLLQRGDSMWMMIARLATPFMLVLLLVDLGFGVIAHAADRLAPNSLSQPLRGVLGLMMLIVLVSVFTSQVLGDVALGGFARDFAQGMVGSTSTSTSTSTSAGAAAAPAVAPAATQVMGH; this is translated from the coding sequence GTGGCCCAGGCTCTGCTGAACGGTTTTGCCGCTTACCAAAGCCTGTGCGTCGCACTGTTGCTGTTTGGCGTACGCATCCTGTGTGCCTTCATGCTGCTGCCCGCTACCAGCGATATCGTGCTGCCCGGCATCGCCCGCAATGGCGTGGTGTATTTGCTGACGTACTTCGTCGCAGCCGGGCAGCCACTTGAGCCGTTCGAGCATCTCAGTGGCGCGCTGCTGCTGGTGCTGGCGGGCAAGGAAGCATTTCTTGGTGTGGCCTTGGGCTATGTGGCATCGACCGTGTTCTGGGTCGCGCAAAGTGTCGGCATGCTGATCGACGGACTCACCGGCTTTAACAGTGTGCAGATGAGCAATCCGTTGCGCGGGGATTCCAGCACACCGGTTGCGACGATCTTGCTGCAGTTGAGCGTGGCGCTGTTCTATCTCGGTGGCGGCATGCTGTTTTTGCTCAGTGCGCTGTTCCAGTCGTTTCGCTGGTGGCCACCGTATGCACTCTGGCCATCGCTGTCGCAGATGGCCGAAACCTTTTTGCTGCAGCGTGGCGATTCGATGTGGATGATGATCGCGCGGCTGGCCACCCCCTTCATGCTGGTGCTGCTCCTGGTCGATCTTGGCTTTGGCGTGATCGCGCACGCGGCTGACCGGCTTGCGCCGAATTCGCTGTCGCAGCCACTGCGGGGCGTGTTGGGTCTCATGATGCTGATCGTGCTGGTGAGCGTTTTCACCTCGCAGGTGCTGGGCGACGTGGCACTGGGCGGCTTCGCCAGGGATTTTGCGCAAGGCATGGTGGGTTCGACCTCGACCTCGACCTCGACCTCGACGTCAGCCGGTGCCGCAGCAGCACCCGCAGTAGCACCGGCAGCAACGCAGGTCATGGGGCATTGA
- a CDS encoding helix-turn-helix transcriptional regulator, which translates to MFSGVYFALSSGLALRRQLPAFCQAMLDGEPQRAWCFVDDVLERNRKFEAQDDVRLVAAADVSLLLGSAQDAEELYRRAQKRVVGNDSRLRSLSCRNTGWQLMMRERYGAMANCFSRMSRDASPEPGETLEALLGLALAHHQVGRQGEADATLLHAAQLADRHDEPLWRQVVGLLAREFEVQLQIRNATLLSDHAFWRSAGTAAMCGPAERAVLTQQLSATGVSETPPLLLTQRHAYLEQLAQLAQGEALPNGALLALLHQPPGASAPGQIFLARLDVLLAALAGGHDELADTVLAKLASTETDRHARRCNFDYLYCAAKVASRQGDAVQALKLYSSYASEALRCLRNEAPTLGPLQRHSRQAPPTDDISVRLPPKYRRAYRYIVDNLERSDLSTREIAAQIDVTERALQLTFKRSLGMSPGSLVRRLRLDGIRDDLLNEDCTDASIFDTASRWGVKSRSAFAKGYRKQFNESPSETLGQ; encoded by the coding sequence ATGTTCTCAGGTGTTTACTTCGCGCTGTCGTCGGGCCTTGCCTTGCGTCGGCAGCTTCCAGCGTTTTGCCAGGCGATGCTCGATGGCGAGCCACAACGCGCCTGGTGCTTCGTTGACGATGTGCTGGAGCGCAACCGCAAGTTCGAGGCGCAAGATGATGTGCGGCTGGTCGCCGCCGCTGATGTATCGCTGTTGCTGGGTTCGGCGCAAGACGCCGAGGAGTTGTACCGGCGTGCGCAAAAACGCGTGGTGGGCAACGATTCGCGCTTGCGTAGCCTGTCATGCCGCAACACGGGCTGGCAGCTCATGATGCGCGAGCGATACGGCGCCATGGCGAACTGCTTTTCACGCATGTCGCGCGATGCCAGCCCAGAACCGGGTGAGACGCTGGAAGCCCTGCTAGGTCTCGCGCTGGCGCATCATCAGGTGGGCCGTCAAGGTGAAGCCGATGCCACGCTGCTGCACGCCGCACAACTGGCGGACAGGCATGATGAGCCGCTCTGGCGCCAGGTCGTCGGCTTGCTTGCGCGCGAGTTCGAAGTGCAATTGCAAATCCGTAACGCTACCTTGCTGAGCGACCACGCCTTCTGGCGCTCGGCGGGCACGGCGGCTATGTGCGGCCCAGCCGAGCGCGCGGTGCTGACGCAGCAATTGAGCGCCACCGGGGTGTCCGAGACGCCACCGCTGCTGCTGACACAGCGTCATGCGTATCTGGAGCAGCTCGCGCAACTGGCCCAGGGCGAAGCGCTGCCCAATGGCGCATTGCTGGCGTTGCTGCATCAGCCTCCAGGCGCTAGCGCGCCAGGCCAGATCTTTCTCGCGCGGCTTGACGTATTGCTCGCGGCGCTAGCGGGCGGTCACGACGAACTGGCCGATACGGTGCTGGCCAAACTCGCCAGCACCGAAACCGATAGGCATGCCCGCCGCTGCAATTTCGATTACCTGTATTGCGCGGCGAAAGTCGCATCACGCCAGGGCGATGCGGTGCAAGCGCTCAAGCTGTATTCGAGTTATGCCTCCGAGGCGCTGCGCTGTTTGCGCAACGAAGCCCCAACCCTTGGGCCCTTGCAGCGCCACAGCCGCCAGGCGCCGCCCACTGACGATATCTCTGTGCGCTTGCCGCCGAAGTATCGCCGCGCGTATCGCTACATCGTCGATAACCTTGAGCGCAGCGATCTCAGCACGCGCGAAATCGCCGCGCAGATCGACGTTACCGAGCGTGCCTTGCAGCTCACCTTCAAGCGTTCGCTCGGGATGTCGCCTGGCAGCCTGGTGCGGCGTCTGCGTCTGGATGGCATCCGCGATGACCTGCTCAACGAAGATTGCACCGACGCCTCGATCTTCGATACCGCCAGCCGCTGGGGCGTGAAAAGCCGCTCGGCTTTCGCCAAGGGCTATCGCAAGCAGTTCAACGAGTCGCCTTCCGAGACCCTCGGCCAATAG